A stretch of Aeromicrobium tamlense DNA encodes these proteins:
- the nadE gene encoding NAD(+) synthase — MTDIQELSRRIDLEDVAATTDLLVSSIRDTARHFRRTGAIVALSGGIDSSACLGLAVRALGPKRVVALTLPDKESSGETVGYAQEVADAFGVELLHRDITAPLDALGCYDDRLAVVRRIVPEFDADAGDRYSVEFDPALGNDEQLQSFRLNVIRGGEQTMHRLGGRDFLTIMAATNQKQRIRMLSTYRIADERNQIVVGTSNRLELDQGFYVKHGDGCGEVFPLRHLLKSHVYEVAAHIGVPESVQKRPPTTDTFSAPQSQEEYFYGTSVRTNDELWLAWDQKEDAGATAERLGLSTSDVEKFFELYTRRSLYAEYLLTSL; from the coding sequence ATGACCGACATCCAGGAACTGAGCCGCCGGATCGATCTCGAGGACGTGGCCGCCACCACCGACCTGCTGGTCTCGTCGATCCGCGACACGGCCCGGCACTTCCGCCGCACCGGCGCGATCGTCGCGCTCAGCGGCGGCATCGACTCCTCGGCCTGCCTCGGTCTCGCGGTCCGCGCGCTCGGCCCGAAGCGCGTCGTGGCGCTGACGCTGCCCGACAAGGAGAGCTCGGGCGAGACCGTCGGCTACGCGCAGGAGGTCGCCGACGCGTTCGGCGTGGAGCTGCTGCACCGCGACATCACCGCGCCGCTCGACGCGCTCGGCTGCTACGACGACCGTCTCGCCGTGGTGCGCCGGATCGTGCCGGAGTTCGACGCCGACGCGGGCGACCGCTACTCGGTCGAGTTCGACCCGGCCCTCGGCAACGACGAGCAGCTCCAGTCGTTCCGCCTCAACGTGATCCGCGGCGGCGAGCAGACGATGCACCGCCTCGGCGGGCGCGACTTCCTGACGATCATGGCCGCGACGAACCAGAAGCAGCGCATCCGGATGCTCTCGACCTACCGGATCGCCGACGAGCGCAACCAGATCGTCGTGGGCACCTCCAACCGGCTCGAGCTCGACCAGGGCTTCTACGTCAAGCACGGCGACGGCTGCGGCGAGGTCTTCCCGCTGCGCCACCTGCTGAAGTCGCACGTGTACGAGGTCGCCGCGCACATCGGCGTGCCCGAGTCCGTCCAGAAGCGCCCGCCCACGACCGACACGTTCAGCGCGCCGCAGAGCCAGGAGGAGTACTTCTACGGCACGTCGGTGCGCACGAACGACGAGCTGTGGCTGGCGTGGGACCAGAAGGAGGACGCCGGCGCCACGGCCGAGCGGCTGGGGCTGTCCACCTCCGACGTCGAGAAGTTCTTCGAGCTCTACACGCGCCGCTCGCTGTACGCGGAGTACCTGCTGACGTCGCTCTGA
- the asnB gene encoding asparagine synthase (glutamine-hydrolyzing) produces MCGIAGIVAPAAHDDAHRLRSVERMLTSIAHRGPDESLSTSSGPAHFGTVRLALVDKPTSRQPMADDAGRYLLSFNGEVYNFAELRSQLSGLGHSFRTAGDTEVVLHSLMEWGTDAFARFRGQFAIAFWDDERRRLLLGRDRLGIVPLFWTRTPADELVFASEVKAFADAGLRTPMSLPDIVDAGVLWGLHPGRTAFHGVSSVPAGSFVASHEGRETVTRYWSFAFADQRDDRPVDDQAKELLGLLTAAVERRVPQYGDPAVLLSGGLDSSAVLAALRAIRPEQQIDSFSIQFTQDGLNEAPFQAMVSEHFGTRHDAIVCDDEAVARALELITRHAELPLMRTAPGSSIALAERIKHSGSRAVLSGEGADELFCGYDVFKVASIRDQWSADPDSPAFARLLEKALAHQEQLGRGAGRAFYERGLEQHDDPVFSHLHRWSAAFRITQYLAEPLREQVSLEGTLEGVRERLPESFHGWSTVERAQYLEATYFLGTSLLATQCDRPFMAQSVECRYPFLDEDVIDFALTLPESSKLHELNEKLVLKEAVRDQLPPAVTERVKQPYTAPEGGVFRSPTGLALLEQYLSPDAVADTEVFDPRRVAWLIDKTQRSRTSFHDDLALVWILSTQMLVQTYGFADANADLRRGTA; encoded by the coding sequence ATGTGCGGAATTGCGGGGATCGTCGCACCGGCGGCCCACGACGACGCCCACCGACTGCGGTCGGTCGAGCGGATGCTGACCAGCATCGCCCACCGCGGTCCTGACGAGAGCCTCTCCACCAGTTCCGGCCCGGCGCACTTCGGCACCGTCCGGCTGGCCCTGGTCGACAAGCCCACGTCGCGCCAGCCGATGGCCGACGACGCCGGCCGCTACCTGCTCTCGTTCAACGGCGAGGTCTACAACTTCGCCGAGCTGCGCTCCCAGCTGTCGGGCCTCGGCCACTCCTTCCGCACCGCGGGCGACACCGAGGTCGTCCTGCACTCCCTCATGGAATGGGGCACCGACGCCTTCGCGCGCTTCCGCGGACAGTTCGCGATCGCGTTCTGGGACGACGAGCGGCGCCGGCTGCTGCTGGGGCGCGACCGGCTCGGCATCGTGCCGCTGTTCTGGACCCGCACACCCGCCGACGAGCTGGTCTTCGCCTCCGAGGTGAAGGCGTTCGCCGACGCCGGCCTGCGCACCCCGATGTCGCTGCCGGACATCGTCGACGCCGGCGTGCTGTGGGGCCTGCACCCCGGACGCACCGCGTTCCACGGCGTCTCCTCGGTGCCGGCCGGCTCGTTCGTCGCGTCGCACGAGGGCCGCGAGACCGTGACCCGCTACTGGAGCTTCGCGTTCGCCGACCAGCGCGACGACCGCCCCGTGGACGACCAGGCCAAGGAGCTGCTGGGCCTGCTCACCGCGGCGGTCGAGCGCCGCGTGCCCCAGTACGGCGATCCCGCGGTCCTGCTCTCGGGCGGCCTCGACTCGAGTGCCGTCCTGGCGGCCCTGCGCGCGATCCGGCCCGAGCAGCAGATCGACAGCTTCTCCATCCAGTTCACGCAGGACGGGCTGAACGAGGCGCCGTTCCAGGCGATGGTCTCGGAGCACTTCGGCACCCGCCACGACGCGATCGTGTGCGACGACGAGGCCGTGGCTCGCGCCCTCGAGCTCATCACCCGCCACGCCGAGCTGCCGCTCATGCGCACGGCACCGGGCTCGTCCATCGCGCTCGCCGAGCGGATCAAGCACAGCGGCTCACGGGCCGTCCTCAGCGGCGAGGGCGCCGACGAGCTGTTCTGCGGCTACGACGTGTTCAAGGTGGCCTCGATCCGCGACCAGTGGAGCGCCGATCCCGACTCCCCCGCCTTCGCGCGACTGCTGGAGAAGGCGCTCGCGCACCAGGAGCAGCTGGGCCGCGGCGCGGGACGCGCCTTCTACGAGCGCGGCCTGGAGCAGCACGACGACCCGGTCTTCTCGCACCTGCACCGCTGGAGCGCGGCGTTCCGCATCACGCAGTACCTCGCCGAGCCGCTGCGCGAGCAGGTCTCGCTGGAGGGCACGCTCGAGGGCGTCCGCGAGCGCCTGCCCGAGTCGTTCCACGGCTGGTCCACGGTGGAGCGGGCCCAGTACCTCGAGGCCACCTACTTCCTGGGCACCTCGCTGCTGGCCACGCAGTGCGACCGCCCGTTCATGGCGCAGAGCGTGGAGTGCCGCTACCCGTTCCTCGACGAGGACGTCATCGACTTCGCGCTGACGCTGCCCGAGTCGTCGAAGCTGCACGAGCTCAACGAGAAGCTCGTGCTGAAGGAGGCCGTTCGCGACCAGCTGCCGCCGGCCGTCACCGAGCGGGTCAAGCAGCCGTACACCGCGCCCGAGGGCGGCGTCTTTCGCTCCCCCACCGGACTCGCCCTGCTGGAGCAGTACCTGTCCCCCGACGCGGTGGCCGACACCGAGGTGTTCGACCCGCGCCGTGTCGCCTGGCTCATCGACAAGACGCAGCGCAGCCGCACGAGCTTCCACGACGACCTCGCGCTCGTGTGGATCCTCAGCACCCAGATGCTCGTCCAGACCTACGGGTTCGCGGACGCGAACGCCGACCTTCGAAGGGGAACCGCATGA
- a CDS encoding acyl carrier protein, giving the protein MATRDELVQELRDLILGELIPLDPEELKDDSPLVDDVLDSLGIAEVAVFVEDRIGRPLAAEEETRATFASVDSVVDFIVQHS; this is encoded by the coding sequence ATGGCCACGCGAGACGAGTTGGTGCAGGAGCTGCGCGACCTGATCCTGGGGGAGCTCATCCCCCTCGATCCCGAGGAGCTGAAGGACGACTCGCCGCTGGTCGACGACGTGCTGGACTCCCTGGGCATCGCCGAGGTCGCGGTCTTCGTCGAGGACCGCATCGGCCGCCCGCTCGCCGCGGAGGAGGAGACGCGCGCCACCTTCGCGTCCGTCGACTCCGTCGTCGACTTCATCGTGCAGCACAGCTGA
- the acpS gene encoding holo-ACP synthase, with product MTDAAAVACGVDIVSVARIAAAVERSGLPFLQKYWTEDELRYCDGRPERLAARWAAKEAVMKALEGGFDRFDPLTIEVRRDDGGVPRLRLSGAAAEHARARGLEAWSLSLSHEREHAIAMVTAVRRAPGSASS from the coding sequence GTGACCGATGCCGCAGCCGTGGCGTGCGGCGTCGACATCGTGTCCGTCGCGCGGATCGCCGCCGCGGTCGAGCGGTCGGGCCTGCCGTTCCTGCAGAAGTACTGGACCGAGGACGAGCTCCGGTACTGCGACGGGCGGCCCGAGCGGCTCGCCGCGCGCTGGGCCGCGAAGGAGGCGGTCATGAAGGCGCTCGAGGGCGGCTTCGACCGCTTCGACCCGCTGACGATCGAGGTGCGGCGCGACGACGGGGGAGTCCCACGGCTCCGGCTGAGCGGCGCCGCCGCCGAGCACGCGCGGGCCCGAGGTCTCGAGGCCTGGTCCCTCTCGCTGTCGCATGAGCGCGAGCACGCGATCGCGATGGTCACCGCCGTCCGTCGGGCGCCGGGGTCGGCCTCGTCCTGA
- the mfd gene encoding transcription-repair coupling factor yields the protein MAQPELTAAVAAEPHLVEFASALRSGARTAQLTAPPAFHPFAASALAGDESVVVAVTATEREADDLAAAVGSLIGREQVATFPAWETLPHERLSPRSDTVGRRLAVLRRVVHGGDERPKVVVAPIRSILQPQVKGLADLEPVELRAGQDVELDDVVARLAAAAYTRVDLVERRGEFAVRGGIVDVFPPTEDHPLRVEFWGDTVDEIRRFAVADQRTLEPVERLWAPPCRELLLTDEVRATAARYAQSHPSLGELFTKLSEGHAVEGMESLAPVLAGEMELFVDLLPPGSTIIASEPERIKARAADLFATSEEFLAASWATAAGGGESPIDLGSAGFHELGDVRDHVAELGLGWGEVSSFALDASHVVDAEPAPQYRGDTEAAVADIVKWRADGRHLVVVAPAHGQAQRSVEWLAEHDIPGSIVDRASGTDGVEQGVVQVICADIAHGFVSESLGLVVLTRDDLVGQRAPERTEKSMPVRRRRQIDPLELKPGDPVVHEQHGVARYVELVNRVVHGAAREYLVLEYAPSKRGQPADRLFVPMDQLDQVSRYVGGESPTLDRLGGGDWTNRKNRARRAVRQIADELIKLYAARQSTKGHAFGPDTPWQAELEDAFAHVETPDQLATIDEVKRDMERTVPMDRLVCGDVGYGKTEIAVRAAFKAIQDGKQVILLVPTTLLVQQHYATFAERFGQFPVTIKPLSRFQTEKESKATLEGLADGSVDLVIGTHRLLQPGVRIKDLGLVIVDEEQRFGVEHKEALKHLRAAVDVLSMSATPIPRTLEMAVTGIREMSTIATPPEERHPVLSFVGAYDDKQVTAAIRRELLREGQVFYLHNRVQSMDKAAARLRELVPEARVAVAHGKMGEHQLEEVMVDFWEKRFDVLVCTTIVESGLDVSNANTMLIERADTLGLSQLHQLRGRVGRGRERAYAYFLYPPDKPLTETAHDRLVTIAQHSELGGGMAVAMKDLEIRGAGNLLGGEQSGHIADVGFDLYIRLVGEAVAEFRGDAAPEKEVKLELPVEAHLPHDYVPSERLRLEMYKRLADVRATSDIDELRTELEDRYGRMPDSVEALLDVARLRVKVRAAGLSEVTSAGSNIRFNPVQLSESAKLRMNRVYPKSLYKEAVKVLLVPAPREPGIGGKPLRGRPLLEWVATVVDTITG from the coding sequence ATGGCACAACCTGAATTGACGGCAGCGGTCGCCGCAGAGCCCCACCTCGTCGAGTTCGCCTCGGCCCTGCGATCCGGGGCCCGCACGGCGCAGCTCACCGCTCCTCCCGCGTTCCATCCCTTCGCCGCGTCGGCGCTCGCCGGCGACGAGTCCGTCGTCGTCGCCGTCACCGCCACCGAGCGCGAGGCCGACGACCTCGCCGCCGCGGTGGGCTCGCTCATCGGCCGCGAGCAGGTCGCCACCTTCCCCGCGTGGGAGACGCTGCCGCACGAGCGGCTCTCGCCGCGCTCGGACACCGTGGGCCGGCGCCTCGCCGTGCTGCGCCGTGTCGTGCACGGCGGCGACGAGCGCCCGAAGGTCGTCGTGGCGCCGATCCGCTCGATCCTCCAGCCGCAGGTCAAGGGCCTGGCCGACCTCGAGCCGGTCGAGCTGCGGGCGGGCCAGGACGTCGAGCTCGATGACGTCGTCGCCCGTCTCGCCGCCGCCGCGTACACCCGCGTCGACCTCGTCGAGCGTCGCGGCGAGTTCGCCGTCCGCGGCGGCATCGTCGACGTCTTCCCGCCCACCGAGGACCACCCGCTGCGCGTGGAGTTCTGGGGCGACACGGTCGACGAGATCCGGCGCTTCGCCGTGGCCGACCAGCGCACCCTCGAGCCCGTCGAGCGGCTGTGGGCGCCGCCGTGCCGCGAGCTGCTGCTGACCGACGAGGTCCGCGCCACCGCCGCGCGCTACGCCCAGAGCCACCCGTCGCTGGGCGAGCTGTTCACCAAGCTCTCCGAGGGCCATGCCGTGGAGGGCATGGAGTCGCTCGCGCCCGTGCTGGCGGGCGAGATGGAGCTCTTCGTCGACCTGCTGCCGCCGGGATCGACGATCATCGCCTCCGAGCCCGAGCGCATCAAGGCGCGCGCTGCCGACCTGTTCGCCACGAGCGAGGAGTTCCTCGCCGCGTCGTGGGCCACCGCCGCCGGGGGTGGCGAGAGCCCGATCGACCTCGGCTCGGCGGGCTTCCACGAGCTCGGCGACGTCCGCGACCACGTGGCCGAGCTCGGCCTGGGCTGGGGCGAGGTCTCCTCGTTCGCCCTCGACGCGTCGCACGTCGTCGACGCCGAGCCCGCGCCGCAGTACCGCGGTGACACCGAGGCCGCGGTCGCCGACATCGTGAAGTGGCGCGCCGACGGCCGCCACCTCGTGGTGGTCGCTCCGGCCCACGGCCAGGCCCAGCGCAGCGTCGAGTGGCTCGCCGAGCACGACATCCCCGGCTCGATCGTCGACCGCGCCTCCGGCACCGACGGCGTCGAGCAGGGCGTCGTCCAGGTGATCTGCGCCGACATCGCCCACGGCTTCGTCTCCGAGTCGCTCGGCCTCGTCGTGCTGACCCGCGACGACCTCGTCGGCCAGCGCGCGCCCGAGCGCACCGAGAAGTCGATGCCCGTGCGCCGCCGGCGCCAGATCGACCCGCTCGAGCTCAAGCCCGGCGACCCGGTGGTGCACGAGCAGCACGGCGTCGCCCGCTACGTCGAGCTGGTCAACCGTGTCGTCCACGGTGCGGCGCGCGAGTACCTCGTGCTGGAGTACGCGCCCAGCAAGCGCGGTCAGCCCGCCGACCGCCTCTTCGTGCCGATGGACCAGCTCGACCAGGTCAGCCGGTACGTGGGTGGCGAGTCGCCCACGCTCGACCGCCTCGGCGGCGGCGACTGGACGAACCGCAAGAACCGCGCCCGCCGGGCCGTGCGCCAGATCGCCGACGAGCTCATCAAGCTCTACGCCGCGCGCCAGTCGACGAAGGGACACGCGTTCGGCCCCGACACCCCGTGGCAGGCCGAGCTCGAGGACGCCTTCGCCCATGTCGAGACGCCCGATCAGCTCGCCACGATCGACGAGGTCAAGCGCGACATGGAGCGCACCGTGCCGATGGACCGCCTCGTGTGCGGCGACGTCGGCTACGGCAAGACCGAGATCGCCGTGCGCGCCGCGTTCAAGGCCATCCAGGACGGCAAGCAGGTCATCCTGCTCGTGCCGACCACGCTGCTCGTGCAGCAGCACTACGCCACGTTCGCCGAGCGCTTCGGCCAGTTCCCGGTCACCATCAAGCCGCTCTCGCGCTTCCAGACCGAGAAGGAGTCCAAGGCCACGCTGGAGGGCCTGGCCGACGGCTCGGTCGACCTCGTGATCGGCACGCACCGACTGCTGCAGCCCGGCGTGCGGATCAAGGACCTCGGTCTCGTGATCGTCGACGAGGAGCAGCGCTTCGGCGTCGAGCACAAGGAGGCGCTCAAGCACCTGCGCGCCGCCGTCGACGTGCTCAGCATGTCCGCCACGCCGATCCCGCGCACGCTCGAGATGGCCGTCACCGGCATCCGCGAGATGAGCACGATCGCCACGCCTCCGGAGGAGCGCCACCCGGTGCTCTCCTTCGTCGGCGCCTACGACGACAAGCAGGTCACCGCCGCGATCCGGCGCGAGCTGCTGCGCGAGGGCCAGGTCTTCTACCTGCACAACCGCGTGCAGAGCATGGACAAGGCCGCCGCCCGCCTGCGTGAGCTCGTGCCCGAGGCCCGCGTCGCCGTGGCCCACGGCAAGATGGGCGAGCACCAGCTCGAGGAGGTCATGGTCGACTTCTGGGAGAAGCGGTTCGACGTGCTGGTGTGCACCACGATCGTGGAGTCGGGACTCGACGTCTCGAACGCCAACACCATGCTCATCGAGCGCGCCGACACCCTCGGCCTCTCGCAGCTGCACCAGCTGCGCGGCCGCGTGGGCCGTGGTCGCGAGCGGGCCTACGCCTACTTCCTCTACCCGCCGGACAAGCCGCTCACCGAGACGGCGCACGACCGCCTCGTCACGATCGCGCAGCACTCCGAGCTGGGCGGCGGCATGGCCGTCGCGATGAAGGATCTCGAGATCCGTGGCGCCGGCAACCTGCTCGGCGGCGAGCAGTCGGGCCACATCGCCGACGTCGGCTTCGACCTCTACATCCGACTCGTCGGCGAGGCGGTCGCGGAGTTCCGCGGCGACGCGGCGCCCGAGAAGGAGGTCAAGCTCGAGCTGCCGGTGGAGGCGCACCTGCCGCACGACTACGTGCCCAGCGAGCGACTGCGCCTCGAGATGTACAAGCGGCTCGCGGACGTGCGGGCCACGTCCGACATCGACGAGCTGCGCACCGAGCTCGAGGATCGCTACGGCCGGATGCCCGACTCGGTGGAGGCGCTGCTCGACGTGGCGAGGCTGCGGGTGAAGGTGAGGGCGGCGGGGCTGTCCGAGGTCACCTCGGCCGGCTCGAACATCCGCTTCAACCCGGTCCAGCTGTCCGAGTCGGCGAAGCTGCGGATGAACCGGGTCTACCCCAAGAGCCTGTACAAGGAGGCCGTGAAGGTCCTCCTCGTGCCGGCTCCGCGCGAGCCCGGCATCGGCGGCAAGCCGCTGCGGGGGCGGCCGCTGCTGGAGTGGGTCGCCACGGTCGTCGACACCATCACCGGCTGA
- a CDS encoding LCP family protein — MTDAQTTEAPPAAKPRWRRVLRSLTIVTSIVVAIAVVAALGTGLWLQDKLGGQVDHLPSAMPAGDRPAESPGDSMNILLMGSDKRVDGSVAGQRSDTMMVVHVPSNREGIGVIGIPRDSWVQVPGHGPAKINAAFAWGGPALAVETVENLTDVRIDHVAVIDWEGFKALTDALGGVEITVPNTVTDGYSGRTWRAGTQRMDGATALDYVRQRAGLAGGDFDRIKRQQNFLRALMAQTLSTGTFANPVRLYGALDAVTKNLSVDEGWSTGELRDFAWSLRSIRGSDVAFTTVPVKGTGMEGEQSVVYLDRQAGEDLWQAVREDTVAEWVATTGAGLPSDVN, encoded by the coding sequence GTGACCGACGCCCAGACCACCGAGGCGCCGCCCGCGGCGAAGCCGCGCTGGCGGCGCGTGCTGCGCAGCCTGACGATCGTCACCTCGATCGTCGTGGCGATCGCCGTGGTGGCCGCGCTCGGCACCGGCCTGTGGCTCCAGGACAAGCTCGGCGGCCAGGTGGACCACCTGCCCTCGGCCATGCCGGCGGGCGACCGTCCGGCGGAGTCGCCGGGCGACTCGATGAACATCCTGTTGATGGGCAGCGACAAGCGCGTCGACGGCTCGGTCGCGGGTCAGCGCAGCGACACGATGATGGTCGTGCACGTCCCGTCGAACCGTGAGGGCATCGGCGTCATCGGGATCCCGCGCGACTCGTGGGTGCAGGTGCCGGGCCACGGCCCCGCGAAGATCAACGCGGCCTTCGCGTGGGGCGGTCCCGCGCTCGCGGTCGAGACGGTGGAGAACCTCACCGACGTCCGGATCGACCACGTCGCGGTCATCGACTGGGAGGGCTTCAAGGCGCTCACCGACGCCCTCGGCGGCGTCGAGATCACGGTGCCGAACACCGTCACCGACGGCTACTCCGGCCGCACGTGGCGCGCCGGAACCCAGCGCATGGACGGGGCGACGGCGCTCGACTACGTGCGTCAGCGGGCCGGTCTCGCGGGCGGCGACTTCGACCGCATCAAGCGCCAGCAGAACTTCCTGCGGGCCCTCATGGCGCAGACCCTCTCGACCGGCACCTTCGCCAACCCGGTGCGGCTCTACGGCGCGCTCGACGCGGTGACGAAGAACCTCTCCGTGGACGAGGGCTGGTCCACCGGCGAGCTGCGCGACTTCGCGTGGTCGCTGCGCTCGATCCGCGGGTCCGACGTCGCGTTCACGACCGTGCCGGTCAAGGGCACGGGCATGGAGGGGGAGCAGAGCGTCGTCTACCTGGATCGCCAGGCGGGCGAGGACCTGTGGCAGGCCGTGCGCGAGGACACGGTGGCCGAGTGGGTCGCCACGACCGGCGCGGGCCTGCCGTCCGACGTGAACTGA
- a CDS encoding MazG family protein, translating into MSDEFDRLVEVMRRLRAECPWTREQTHASLRHYVIEEAYETAEAIDLADSGHLREELGDLLMQVVIHAAIAESDDEGWSTDDVVREIADKLVHRNPHVFGDVTVSSAAEVDANWQRLKAERKQRTHPSEGIPKDLPALMAADKVLGRVDRPVEGDDLGARLLRLVAEARDQGVDPEAELRRATRRHADG; encoded by the coding sequence GTGAGCGACGAGTTCGACCGCCTCGTGGAGGTCATGCGTCGGCTGCGGGCCGAGTGTCCGTGGACCCGTGAGCAGACCCACGCCTCGCTGCGCCACTACGTCATCGAGGAGGCGTACGAGACGGCCGAGGCGATCGACCTGGCCGATTCGGGCCACCTGCGCGAGGAGCTGGGCGACCTGCTGATGCAGGTGGTCATCCATGCCGCGATCGCCGAGTCCGACGACGAGGGCTGGAGCACCGACGACGTCGTGCGCGAGATCGCCGACAAGCTCGTGCACCGCAATCCGCACGTGTTCGGCGACGTCACGGTGTCGTCGGCGGCCGAGGTGGACGCCAACTGGCAGCGCCTCAAGGCCGAGCGCAAGCAGCGCACCCACCCCTCCGAGGGCATCCCGAAGGACCTGCCGGCCCTCATGGCCGCCGACAAGGTGCTGGGCCGCGTCGACCGCCCCGTCGAGGGCGACGACCTGGGCGCCCGCCTCCTGAGGCTCGTGGCAGAGGCCAGGGACCAGGGCGTGGACCCCGAGGCCGAGCTGAGGCGCGCCACCCGCCGCCACGCCGACGGCTGA
- a CDS encoding cysteine hydrolase family protein, with product MSEPWLVVIDPQRVFAAPDSPWGSPMFGAIVEPVRELAARHRTIVTRWVPAAGAERVGGWNAYFAAWPFADRPADDALFDLVPEVTDLASDGTVDATTFGKWPALEAVTGPAPELVLTGVATDCCVISTALAAADAGATVKVVAEACAGSTPENHAKALDLMALYAPQITVARGARDL from the coding sequence GTGAGCGAGCCCTGGCTCGTCGTGATCGACCCCCAGCGGGTCTTCGCGGCGCCGGACTCGCCGTGGGGGTCGCCGATGTTCGGCGCGATCGTGGAGCCCGTGCGCGAGCTGGCCGCCCGGCACCGCACGATCGTCACGCGGTGGGTGCCCGCGGCCGGTGCCGAGCGGGTGGGCGGCTGGAACGCGTACTTCGCGGCATGGCCGTTCGCCGACCGGCCCGCCGACGACGCGCTGTTCGACCTCGTGCCCGAGGTGACCGACCTCGCCTCCGACGGCACGGTCGACGCGACCACGTTCGGCAAGTGGCCGGCGCTGGAGGCGGTCACGGGCCCGGCGCCCGAGCTCGTGCTCACCGGCGTGGCCACCGACTGCTGCGTGATCTCCACGGCCCTGGCGGCGGCCGACGCCGGCGCGACCGTGAAGGTCGTGGCCGAGGCCTGCGCCGGCTCCACGCCGGAGAACCACGCCAAGGCCCTCGACCTCATGGCGCTCTACGCCCCGCAGATCACCGTCGCCCGAGGCGCCCGAGATCTGTAG
- a CDS encoding purine-cytosine permease family protein — protein sequence MTIHSEGPGSGLDQVRRAGIETTGIEIIDESERVARPSDLFWPWFAANVSVFGISYGSYVLGFGLSLWQATIVAVLGIVVSFAACGLVAIAGKRGSAPTMILSRAPFGVVGQKVPGVFSWLISIGWETFLAIMATLATATVFRELGWSSGDAVKVIAMIVVAALIVAASVAGYHIIMAMQSVLTWLTGIATIGYIVLTVDEIDMDAVTSMPNGSGQAVVGAFVMVMTGFGFGWINIAADWSRYQRRETSGAQIVLWNTFAGALAPVVLVLYGILLAGSSEELSAGIVNDPIGTLATVLPTWYLVPFLVASVLALVSGAVLGIYSSGLTLLSLGVRIPRPAAAFIDGVILTLGTIYVVFFAESFLAPFQSFLITLGVPIAAWAGIMIADIALRKRDYDEEALFDSSGRYGAVNWVPVITMAVASVVGWGLVVNSFAQDASWNNWQGYLIEPLGLGEWVADGGYWTGNWAYANLGVLLAFAIGFLVTLVFQRSRVARQEGRA from the coding sequence ATGACGATTCACAGCGAGGGCCCCGGCAGCGGGCTCGACCAGGTCCGCCGCGCGGGCATCGAGACCACGGGCATCGAGATCATCGACGAGAGCGAGCGCGTCGCGCGGCCCTCCGACCTGTTCTGGCCCTGGTTCGCCGCGAACGTGTCGGTCTTCGGCATCTCCTACGGCAGCTACGTGCTGGGCTTCGGCCTGTCGCTGTGGCAGGCGACGATCGTGGCCGTCCTCGGCATCGTGGTGTCGTTCGCCGCGTGCGGCCTCGTGGCCATCGCGGGCAAGCGCGGCTCCGCGCCGACGATGATCCTCTCGCGCGCGCCGTTCGGCGTGGTCGGCCAGAAGGTGCCCGGCGTCTTCAGCTGGCTCATCTCCATCGGCTGGGAGACGTTCCTGGCGATCATGGCCACGCTCGCCACCGCCACGGTCTTCCGCGAGCTCGGCTGGAGCAGCGGCGACGCCGTCAAGGTCATCGCGATGATCGTGGTGGCCGCGCTCATCGTCGCCGCCTCCGTCGCCGGCTACCACATCATCATGGCCATGCAGTCGGTTCTCACGTGGCTGACGGGCATCGCCACGATCGGCTACATCGTGCTCACCGTCGACGAGATCGACATGGACGCCGTGACCTCGATGCCGAACGGCTCGGGCCAGGCGGTCGTCGGCGCGTTCGTCATGGTGATGACCGGCTTCGGGTTCGGCTGGATCAACATCGCCGCCGACTGGTCGCGCTACCAGCGCCGCGAGACCAGCGGCGCCCAGATCGTCCTGTGGAACACGTTCGCCGGAGCGCTCGCCCCGGTGGTGCTCGTCCTCTACGGCATCCTGCTGGCCGGCTCCTCCGAGGAGCTCAGCGCCGGCATCGTGAACGACCCGATCGGCACCCTGGCCACCGTGCTGCCCACGTGGTACCTCGTGCCGTTCCTCGTGGCCTCGGTGCTCGCGCTCGTCAGCGGCGCGGTGCTCGGCATCTACTCGTCGGGCCTCACGCTGTTGAGCCTCGGCGTGCGGATCCCGCGACCGGCCGCCGCGTTCATCGACGGGGTCATCCTCACGCTCGGCACGATCTACGTGGTCTTCTTCGCCGAGAGCTTCCTGGCGCCCTTCCAGAGCTTCCTCATCACGCTCGGCGTCCCGATCGCGGCGTGGGCGGGCATCATGATCGCCGACATCGCGCTGCGGAAGCGGGACTACGACGAGGAGGCGCTGTTCGACTCCTCGGGCCGCTACGGCGCCGTGAACTGGGTGCCCGTGATCACGATGGCCGTCGCCTCGGTCGTCGGCTGGGGCCTGGTGGTCAACAGCTTCGCCCAGGACGCCAGCTGGAACAACTGGCAGGGCTACCTGATCGAGCCGCTCGGACTCGGCGAGTGGGTCGCGGACGGCGGCTACTGGACCGGCAACTGGGCCTACGCCAACCTCGGCGTCCTGCTGGCCTTCGCGATCGGGTTCCTCGTCACGCTGGTGTTCCAGCGGTCGCGGGTCGCCCGTCAGGAGGGCCGCGCGTGA